One region of Candidatus Neomarinimicrobiota bacterium genomic DNA includes:
- the gdhA gene encoding NADP-specific glutamate dehydrogenase, whose translation MNYVIAKNPGESEFHQAVREFVLSVWDFILENPIYIENKILERIVEPERVIIFRVPWVDDNGEIQVNRGFRVEFNSALGPYKGGLRFHPSVNLSILKFLGFEQIFKNSLTGLPMGGGKGGSDFNPKGKSDMEIMRFCQSFMTELYRHIGEDTDVPAGDIGVGAREIGYMFGIYKKLKNEFTCVFTGKGLEWGGSILRPEATGYGVVYFAEAMLNEVGDSIEGKTVAVSGFGNVAWGIVKKVNELGGKVVTLSGPDGYIYDPDGVNGEKVDLMLELRASNQDIIRPYAEKFGVEFFSGRKPWERKVDIAFPCAIQNELDADDAQRLVENSTIAVVEGANMPCTIDAIDIFQKAKILYAPGKAANAGGVAVSGLEMAQNSMRLRWSSEEVDTYLKSIMKNIHDTCVKYGKKGDYVDYVRGANIGGFIKVADAMIDQGVI comes from the coding sequence ATGAATTATGTTATTGCTAAAAATCCGGGTGAGAGTGAATTTCACCAAGCAGTTAGAGAATTTGTATTATCAGTGTGGGATTTTATTTTAGAGAATCCTATTTATATTGAGAATAAGATTCTTGAGAGAATAGTTGAGCCAGAAAGGGTAATTATTTTTCGTGTTCCGTGGGTAGATGATAATGGTGAAATACAAGTAAATAGGGGTTTTAGAGTGGAATTTAATTCTGCATTGGGTCCTTATAAAGGTGGATTGAGGTTCCACCCATCAGTGAATCTTAGTATATTAAAGTTTCTAGGATTTGAGCAGATTTTTAAGAATTCCCTGACTGGGTTGCCGATGGGTGGGGGAAAAGGTGGTTCGGATTTTAATCCCAAGGGTAAATCTGACATGGAGATAATGAGGTTTTGTCAGTCTTTCATGACGGAACTTTACAGACATATTGGAGAAGACACCGATGTGCCAGCTGGAGATATAGGTGTCGGTGCTAGAGAAATTGGTTATATGTTTGGTATATATAAAAAGTTAAAAAATGAATTTACTTGTGTGTTTACTGGTAAAGGTCTGGAATGGGGTGGCAGCATTCTTCGTCCAGAGGCAACAGGATATGGTGTAGTATATTTTGCTGAAGCTATGCTTAATGAAGTAGGTGACTCTATTGAAGGAAAAACTGTGGCTGTTAGTGGTTTTGGTAATGTTGCGTGGGGTATTGTGAAAAAGGTAAATGAATTAGGTGGTAAAGTCGTTACACTTTCTGGTCCTGATGGATATATATATGACCCCGATGGTGTGAATGGTGAAAAAGTTGATTTAATGCTTGAGTTACGTGCATCAAATCAGGATATTATCCGACCGTATGCTGAAAAATTTGGTGTAGAATTTTTCTCTGGTCGTAAACCTTGGGAACGGAAGGTTGATATTGCTTTTCCATGTGCTATACAGAATGAATTGGATGCTGATGATGCTCAACGTCTCGTCGAAAATAGTACCATAGCAGTTGTCGAAGGTGCTAATATGCCCTGTACTATTGATGCGATTGATATTTTTCAGAAAGCAAAGATACTTTACGCTCCTGGAAAAGCTGCAAATGCAGGGGGTGTGGCAGTTTCAGGTCTTGAAATGGCTCAAAATAGCATGAGATTAAGATGGTCTAGTGAAGAGGTAGATACCTATTTAAAGTCGATTATGAAAAATATTCATGATACTTGCGTGAAGTATGGAAAAAAAGGTGACTATGTGGATTATGTAAGAGGTGCTAATATAGGCGGATTTATAAAAGTGGCTGATGCAATGATAGATCAGGGGGTAATCTGA
- the gdhA gene encoding NADP-specific glutamate dehydrogenase has product MYGKYYSSPDDFMSYVIAKNPGESEFHQAVREFINSIWDFLVDNPIYIENKILERIIEPERIIIFRVPWVDDRGNINVNRGFRVQFNSALGPYKGGLRFHPSVNLSIMKFLGFEQIFKNSLTGLLLGGGKGGSDFNPKAKSDMEVMKFCQSFMRELYRYIGPDTDVPAGDIGVGGREIGYLFGEYKKLKNEFSGSLTGKGINWGGSYIRPEATGYGAIYFAEEMLKTVGESIKGKTVAISGSGNVAQYAAKKVLEVGGKVVTLSDSNGTIYDPDGIDEDKLSFVFYLKNVRRGRIREYAEKYKVQYWENKKPWKVKCDIAIPCATQNEINGDDARTLIKNGCFCVVEGANMPSTLEAIDEFQQAKVLFAPAKAANAGGVAVSGLEMTQNSIRLTWTKEEVDNKLRDIMKNIHATCVKYGKNGETVDYIRGANIAGFIKVADAMIDQGIV; this is encoded by the coding sequence ATGTACGGAAAATATTATTCATCACCTGATGATTTCATGAGTTATGTGATTGCAAAAAATCCTGGAGAGAGTGAGTTTCACCAGGCAGTTAGAGAATTTATTAATTCAATATGGGATTTTTTAGTAGATAATCCTATATATATTGAGAATAAAATATTGGAGAGGATTATAGAACCTGAAAGAATAATAATATTCAGGGTTCCATGGGTTGATGACAGAGGGAATATTAATGTAAATAGAGGGTTTAGAGTCCAGTTTAATTCGGCATTGGGACCATATAAGGGAGGTTTAAGATTTCACCCTTCAGTGAATTTGAGCATAATGAAATTTTTGGGATTTGAACAAATTTTTAAAAATTCCTTGACCGGGCTTCTATTGGGTGGGGGAAAAGGTGGTTCTGATTTCAACCCCAAGGCTAAATCTGATATGGAAGTAATGAAGTTTTGCCAATCCTTCATGAGGGAATTGTATAGATACATAGGTCCTGATACAGATGTTCCAGCTGGAGATATTGGTGTTGGTGGCAGAGAAATTGGATATTTGTTTGGAGAATATAAGAAGTTAAAGAATGAATTTTCTGGATCGTTAACTGGCAAGGGAATAAACTGGGGTGGTAGTTATATCAGACCAGAAGCGACTGGGTATGGCGCTATCTATTTTGCAGAAGAAATGTTAAAAACTGTTGGAGAAAGCATAAAGGGTAAGACAGTTGCGATTTCAGGTAGCGGGAATGTTGCACAATATGCAGCCAAAAAAGTTTTAGAAGTAGGAGGAAAAGTTGTAACACTTTCAGACTCTAATGGAACAATCTATGATCCGGATGGAATTGATGAAGATAAATTAAGTTTTGTATTTTATCTTAAGAATGTTAGAAGAGGAAGAATAAGGGAGTACGCTGAGAAGTATAAAGTACAATATTGGGAGAATAAAAAGCCCTGGAAAGTAAAATGTGATATTGCCATTCCATGTGCTACTCAAAATGAGATTAATGGAGATGATGCAAGAACATTAATAAAAAACGGATGTTTTTGTGTTGTTGAGGGAGCCAATATGCCTTCTACATTGGAAGCAATTGATGAGTTTCAGCAGGCAAAGGTACTATTCGCTCCTGCAAAAGCCGCAAATGCAGGTGGTGTGGCAGTTTCAGGATTGGAAATGACCCAAAATAGTATAAGATTAACATGGACAAAAGAAGAGGTTGATAATAAGCTGAGAGATATTATGAAAAATATACACGCTACGTGCGTAAAGTATGGAAAAAATGGTGAAACTGTTGACTATATAAGAGGAGCAAATATAGCTGGATTTATTAAAGTGGCTGACGCAATGATAGATCAAGGGATTGTTTAA